Proteins encoded together in one Catellatospora citrea window:
- a CDS encoding DUF2127 domain-containing protein codes for MDWNLLACARHHLTYAPDEPELRDHLRVDTVDGAAWRCLRCGDYVPGPPRAAGPADEAPVPLRGQLLRDAVVLRALAVERAIRGGLLLLGAYAVWRFRGAQPAVQIAFDQDLPLLQPLADRLHWNLAESPLVHLVRTALATRPQTLTWIAAGLACYGLLQLAEGTGLWLLRRWGEYLAAIATAAFIPLEVYELIERVTWVRVTALLINIGAVVFLVYRKRLFGARGGRPAYDAERHHASLIQVARAATGPPTAHNP; via the coding sequence ATGGACTGGAACCTGCTGGCCTGCGCCCGGCACCACCTCACCTACGCCCCGGACGAGCCCGAACTGCGTGATCACCTGCGGGTGGACACCGTCGACGGAGCGGCCTGGCGCTGCCTGCGCTGCGGGGACTACGTGCCCGGCCCGCCGCGGGCCGCCGGCCCCGCCGACGAGGCCCCCGTGCCGCTGCGCGGGCAACTGCTGCGCGACGCCGTGGTGCTGCGGGCCCTGGCGGTCGAACGCGCGATCCGCGGTGGGCTCCTGCTGCTGGGGGCGTACGCCGTCTGGCGCTTCCGCGGCGCCCAGCCCGCCGTGCAGATCGCGTTCGACCAGGATCTGCCCCTGCTGCAGCCGCTGGCCGACCGGCTGCACTGGAACCTCGCCGAGTCGCCGCTGGTGCACCTGGTGCGCACCGCGCTGGCCACCCGGCCGCAGACGCTCACCTGGATCGCCGCCGGCCTGGCCTGCTACGGCCTGCTCCAGCTCGCCGAGGGCACCGGGCTGTGGCTGCTGCGCCGGTGGGGCGAGTACCTGGCCGCGATCGCCACCGCGGCGTTCATCCCGCTGGAGGTGTACGAGCTGATCGAGCGCGTCACCTGGGTCCGCGTCACCGCCCTGCTGATCAACATCGGCGCCGTGGTCTTCCTCGTCTACCGCAAGCGCCTGTTCGGCGCCCGCGGTGGCCGCCCCGCCTACGACGCCGAACGCCACCACGCCAGCCTGATCCAGGTAGCCCGCGCCGCCACCGGCCCACCCACAGCGCACAACCCTTGA
- a CDS encoding polysaccharide deacetylase family protein: protein MRAGPAPGNRRRAIVTALVLVVVILVGGFLLGHLAGSRSRSGLGDRPDAPKNSRDRVGPNARLALPPLPPRPQPITGPDRPPLPVEKGGPFGSRLTTGTPEVALTFDDGPDEVWTPQVLALLRDYGVRATFCMIGAKAAKYPQLVRDVVADGHTLCNHSWSHDVWLGLRDEPTVLADLKRTSAALTAAAPTARISYYRQPGGNWTATLVAAARRLGMTALHWRVDPHDWRNGPSYRIAADVTGQAAPGSIVLLHDGGGDRARTLSALRTILANLITRFHLAPLPPGIEEPRPSGTGRFGRPGQ, encoded by the coding sequence ATGCGTGCCGGACCGGCACCCGGGAACCGACGGCGCGCGATCGTCACCGCGCTGGTGCTGGTCGTCGTCATCCTCGTCGGTGGATTCCTGCTCGGACACCTCGCCGGCAGCCGGTCCCGGTCGGGGCTCGGCGACCGGCCGGACGCCCCGAAGAACTCGCGTGACCGGGTCGGCCCGAACGCCCGGCTCGCGCTGCCGCCGCTGCCGCCCCGGCCCCAGCCGATCACCGGGCCCGACCGCCCGCCGCTGCCGGTCGAGAAGGGCGGCCCGTTCGGCAGCCGGCTGACCACCGGCACCCCCGAGGTCGCGCTGACCTTCGACGACGGCCCGGACGAGGTGTGGACGCCGCAGGTGCTGGCGCTGCTGCGCGACTACGGCGTACGGGCCACCTTCTGCATGATCGGCGCCAAGGCCGCGAAGTATCCGCAGCTGGTACGCGATGTCGTCGCGGACGGGCACACGCTGTGCAACCACAGCTGGAGCCACGACGTGTGGCTGGGCCTGCGCGACGAGCCGACGGTGCTCGCCGACCTGAAGCGCACCAGCGCCGCACTGACCGCCGCGGCCCCCACGGCGCGGATCTCCTACTACCGCCAGCCGGGCGGCAACTGGACGGCCACCCTGGTGGCCGCCGCGCGGCGGCTGGGCATGACGGCGCTGCACTGGCGGGTCGACCCGCACGACTGGCGGAACGGGCCGTCGTACCGCATCGCGGCGGACGTCACGGGGCAGGCCGCGCCGGGTTCGATCGTGCTGCTGCACGACGGCGGCGGCGACCGCGCCCGCACGTTGTCGGCGCTGCGGACCATCCTGGCGAACCTGATCACGCGGTTCCACCTGGCCCCGCTGCCGCCGGGCATAGAAGAGCCCCGGCCGTCCGGAACCGGTCGGTTCGGACGGCCGGGGCAGTGA
- a CDS encoding YidB family protein: MAVDLNQIMKLMSDPQIQNLLKGLFSQMSGGGGGGGGGQPNLSGLVDQLSKSGLGPQVQSWIGTGKNENVTGAQLQQALGGGTLEHVAQEAGTTPRQAADDLAKVLPEIVNQATPQGQMPDPQQLQQMMGKLFGQ; encoded by the coding sequence ATGGCAGTCGACCTCAACCAGATCATGAAGCTGATGAGCGACCCGCAGATCCAGAACCTGCTCAAGGGCCTGTTCAGCCAGATGAGCGGCGGCGGCGGTGGCGGCGGTGGCGGTCAGCCGAACCTCAGCGGTCTGGTGGATCAGCTGAGCAAGTCGGGCCTAGGCCCCCAGGTGCAGTCCTGGATCGGCACCGGCAAGAACGAGAACGTCACCGGCGCGCAGCTGCAGCAGGCACTGGGCGGCGGCACGCTCGAGCACGTGGCCCAGGAGGCCGGCACCACGCCGCGCCAGGCCGCCGACGACCTCGCCAAGGTGCTGCCGGAGATCGTCAACCAGGCGACGCCGCAGGGCCAGATGCCCGACCCGCAGCAACTCCAGCAGATGATGGGCAAACTGTTCGGCCAGTGA